From the Pongo pygmaeus isolate AG05252 chromosome X, NHGRI_mPonPyg2-v2.0_pri, whole genome shotgun sequence genome, one window contains:
- the CITED1 gene encoding cbp/p300-interacting transactivator 1 isoform X1, with amino-acid sequence MPTTSRPALDVKGGTSPAKEDANQEMSSVAYSNLAVKDRKAVAILHYPGVASNGTKASGAPTSSSGSPIGSPTTTPPTKPPSFNLHPAPHLLASMQLQKLNSQYQGMAAATPGQPGEAGPLQNWDFGAQVGGAESLSPSAGAQSPAIIDSDPVDEEVLMSLVVELGLDRANELPELWLGQNEFDFTADFPSSC; translated from the exons ATGCCAACAACGTCGAGGCCTGCACTTGATGTCAAGGGTGGCACCTCACCTGCGAAGGAG gATGCCAACCAAGAGATGAGCTCCGTGGCCTACTCCAACCTTGCGGTGAAAGATCGCAAAGCAGTGGCCATTCTGCACTACCCTGGGGTAGCCTCAAATGGAACCAAGGCCAGTGGGGCTCCCACTAGTTCCTCGGGATCTCCAATAGGCTCTCCTACCACCACCCCTCCCACTAAACCCCCATCCTTCAACCTGCACCCCGCCCCTCACTTGCTGGCTAGTATGCAGCTGCAGAAACTTAATAGCCAGTATCAGGGGATGGCTGCTGCCACTCCGGGCCAACCCGGGGAGGCAGGGCCCCTGCAAAACTGGGACTTTGGGGCCCAGGTGGGAGGGGCAGAATCACTCTCTCCTTCTGCTGGTGCCCAGAGCCCTGCTATCATCGATTCGGACCCAGTGGATGAGGAAGTGCTGATGTCGCTGGTGGTGGAACTGGGGTTGGACCGAGCCAATGAGCTTCCGGAGCTGTGGCTGGGGCAGAATGAGTTTGACTTCACTGCGGACTTTCCATCTAGCTGCTAA
- the CITED1 gene encoding cbp/p300-interacting transactivator 1 isoform X2, with product MEPSAQQLQLAASLPANLSNFCQGSEMPTTSRPALDVKGGTSPAKEDANQEMSSVAYSNLAVKDRKAVAILHYPGVASNGTKASGAPTSSSGSPIGSPTTTPPTKPPSFNLHPAPHLLASMQLQKLNSQYQGMAAATPGQPGEAGPLQNWDFGAQVGGAESLSPSAGAQSPAIIDSDPVDEEVLMSLVVELGLDRANELPELWLGQNEFDFTADFPSSC from the exons ATGGAACCATCCG CACAACAGCTCCAGCTGGCAGCATCGCTTCCCGCCAATTTATCCAACTTCTGCCAAGGCTCTGAAATGCCAACAACGTCGAGGCCTGCACTTGATGTCAAGGGTGGCACCTCACCTGCGAAGGAG gATGCCAACCAAGAGATGAGCTCCGTGGCCTACTCCAACCTTGCGGTGAAAGATCGCAAAGCAGTGGCCATTCTGCACTACCCTGGGGTAGCCTCAAATGGAACCAAGGCCAGTGGGGCTCCCACTAGTTCCTCGGGATCTCCAATAGGCTCTCCTACCACCACCCCTCCCACTAAACCCCCATCCTTCAACCTGCACCCCGCCCCTCACTTGCTGGCTAGTATGCAGCTGCAGAAACTTAATAGCCAGTATCAGGGGATGGCTGCTGCCACTCCGGGCCAACCCGGGGAGGCAGGGCCCCTGCAAAACTGGGACTTTGGGGCCCAGGTGGGAGGGGCAGAATCACTCTCTCCTTCTGCTGGTGCCCAGAGCCCTGCTATCATCGATTCGGACCCAGTGGATGAGGAAGTGCTGATGTCGCTGGTGGTGGAACTGGGGTTGGACCGAGCCAATGAGCTTCCGGAGCTGTGGCTGGGGCAGAATGAGTTTGACTTCACTGCGGACTTTCCATCTAGCTGCTAA